The bacterium genome contains a region encoding:
- the nadC gene encoding carboxylating nicotinate-nucleotide diphosphorylase, with protein MSADLQAIVARALAEDIGPGDITSELAVPPHVRARGCFLAKQPGVLSGLYVAQECFRQVDPTVEFHALTSEGSVFSAGDQLAEVAGPARSLLTAERVALNFLQRLCGVATLTREFANRVAGTKARIVDTRKTTPGLRLLEKRAVRAGGGHNHRFALYDGVLLKDNHIAVAGGVAPAVAAARAGAPHTLKIEVEVTSLPQLEEALAAGADVALLDNMTPAMMAQAVALAGGRLLLEASGGINLDNVAAVAETGVDLISVGALTHSARAIDISLELEPEA; from the coding sequence ATGAGTGCGGACCTGCAGGCCATCGTGGCCCGGGCACTGGCGGAGGACATTGGCCCTGGCGACATCACCAGTGAGCTGGCGGTCCCGCCCCACGTCCGGGCGCGGGGCTGTTTCCTGGCCAAGCAGCCCGGCGTACTGTCCGGCCTCTACGTGGCCCAGGAGTGCTTCCGCCAGGTGGACCCCACGGTGGAGTTCCACGCCCTGACGTCGGAAGGCAGCGTCTTCAGCGCTGGGGACCAGCTCGCGGAAGTCGCCGGCCCGGCCCGCTCGCTGCTGACCGCCGAGCGCGTGGCCCTCAACTTCCTGCAGCGCCTGTGCGGCGTGGCCACGCTCACACGCGAGTTCGCCAACCGGGTCGCCGGCACCAAGGCCCGCATCGTGGACACCCGCAAGACGACGCCGGGACTGCGGCTGCTGGAGAAGCGGGCCGTGCGCGCCGGGGGCGGGCACAACCACCGCTTTGCGCTCTATGACGGCGTGCTGCTCAAGGACAACCACATTGCCGTGGCCGGCGGGGTCGCCCCGGCAGTAGCGGCGGCGCGGGCGGGGGCGCCCCATACGCTGAAGATCGAGGTGGAAGTCACCTCGCTGCCGCAGCTTGAGGAAGCCCTGGCCGCCGGCGCGGACGTGGCCCTGCTCGACAACATGACGCCGGCGATGATGGCCCAGGCCGTGGCCCTCGCGGGCGGCCGCCTCCTGCTGGAGGCGTCGGGTGGCATCAACCTCGACAACGTGGCCGCGGTGGCCGAGACCGGTGTAGACCTCATCTCCGTCGGGGCGCTGACGCACTCGGCCCGCGCCATTGATATCAGCCTGGAGCTGGAGCCCGAGGCGTAG
- a CDS encoding type II secretion system F family protein, which yields MFGSLRLVERVHLFRELATLVNAGMSLGMALSSLEERGGSPELRVALRDAARSVSSGKRFSEVMARHPKVFSELNVALIAAGEEGGHLDEMLTLSADYLERDLEFQQTLARETLYPKLLLVAVVLIPLATRMIIAGLTLSLGQALLVGIKFAAVVGLFVLLPLGVLYMVYRRYYHSTAQGRRTIDDLKLRVPIWGAVSAKLAWARLCRALSALYGAGVNIRSAVGIASNTAANRAIEEALTGTVPALERGEKLSDALAKTGQIPPLALSMLRTGEQTGQIDSTMAKVADYFEAEAFTTVRKGMTAIVPLAVIFFGVVVFMMAAQAYAGYFSGLLNQ from the coding sequence ATGTTCGGCAGCCTGAGATTGGTCGAGAGAGTACACCTCTTCCGTGAGTTGGCGACCCTCGTCAATGCGGGGATGTCGCTGGGCATGGCGCTGTCGTCGCTCGAGGAGCGGGGCGGCTCGCCGGAGCTGCGGGTGGCGCTGCGCGACGCGGCGCGGAGCGTGTCCTCCGGCAAGCGTTTCTCCGAGGTGATGGCCCGCCATCCAAAGGTCTTCTCGGAACTCAACGTCGCGCTGATCGCTGCCGGCGAGGAGGGCGGGCACCTGGATGAGATGCTCACTCTGTCGGCCGACTACCTCGAGCGCGACCTGGAGTTCCAGCAGACGCTGGCGCGGGAGACGCTCTACCCCAAGCTGCTGCTGGTCGCGGTGGTGCTGATCCCGCTGGCCACGCGCATGATCATCGCCGGGCTGACGCTGAGCCTGGGGCAGGCGCTGCTGGTGGGCATCAAGTTCGCTGCGGTGGTGGGGCTGTTCGTCCTGTTGCCGCTCGGCGTGCTCTACATGGTCTACCGTCGCTACTACCACTCGACGGCCCAGGGCCGGCGGACGATAGACGACCTGAAACTCCGCGTGCCCATCTGGGGCGCGGTGTCGGCGAAGCTGGCGTGGGCCCGCCTGTGCCGGGCTCTGTCAGCCCTGTACGGGGCGGGGGTCAACATCCGCTCCGCCGTGGGCATTGCCTCGAACACCGCCGCCAACCGGGCGATCGAGGAGGCCCTGACCGGGACGGTGCCCGCGCTGGAGCGCGGCGAGAAGCTGAGCGATGCCCTGGCCAAGACAGGGCAGATCCCGCCGCTGGCCTTGAGCATGCTGCGGACGGGCGAACAGACGGGACAGATCGACTCGACCATGGCCAAGGTCGCCGACTACTTCGAGGCCGAGGCCTTCACGACGGTGCGTAAGGGCATGACGGCGATCGTGCCCCTGGCGGTCATCTTCTTCGGGGTGGTCGTGTTCATGATGGCTGCTCAGGCCTATGCCGGCTATTTCAGCGGCCTGCTCAATCAGTAA
- the panC gene encoding pantoate--beta-alanine ligase has product MRIEKRIAGVRAFVQAARREGKSVGLVPTMGALHEGHEALMRRSCGDNDATVVSVFVNPTQFGPQEDFAAYPRDLEQDLRRAQRLGVELVFAPDVAEMYPEGASTTVTVAGVSEGLCGHFRPGHFTGVATVVAKLLSIVQPDRAYFGEKDYQQLQVIRRMVTDLAMPVHIVPVPTVRGADGLAMSSRNAYLSPAERRAAPRLYQALQQGAKVAVGGGTGGAAVAAARAVLDAEPLIRVQYLVAVDPQTLQDKSERGRPLVLAAAVYLGKTRLIDNITINGETK; this is encoded by the coding sequence ATGCGGATCGAGAAGCGTATTGCGGGCGTGCGCGCCTTCGTGCAGGCGGCGCGACGCGAGGGTAAGTCAGTGGGCCTCGTGCCGACGATGGGGGCGCTGCACGAGGGCCACGAGGCGCTCATGCGCCGCTCCTGCGGCGACAATGATGCGACCGTAGTCAGTGTGTTCGTCAACCCGACCCAGTTCGGGCCCCAGGAGGACTTCGCCGCCTACCCGCGCGACCTGGAGCAGGACCTGCGCCGGGCTCAGCGCCTGGGGGTCGAGCTGGTCTTCGCCCCGGACGTCGCGGAGATGTACCCCGAGGGTGCCTCCACGACCGTGACGGTGGCGGGGGTCAGCGAGGGCCTGTGCGGCCACTTCCGCCCGGGGCATTTCACCGGTGTCGCCACGGTCGTCGCCAAGCTGCTGAGCATCGTGCAGCCTGACCGCGCGTACTTCGGCGAGAAGGACTACCAGCAACTGCAGGTCATCCGGCGCATGGTCACCGATCTGGCCATGCCCGTGCACATCGTGCCCGTGCCCACTGTGCGTGGGGCCGACGGTCTGGCGATGAGCTCGCGCAACGCCTATCTGAGCCCGGCCGAGCGCCGGGCGGCGCCCCGCCTCTATCAGGCCCTACAGCAGGGGGCCAAGGTCGCGGTCGGGGGCGGGACGGGCGGGGCAGCGGTCGCGGCGGCGAGGGCAGTACTGGATGCAGAGCCGCTCATTAGGGTACAATACCTGGTGGCGGTGGACCCCCAGACACTGCAGGACAAGTCGGAACGGGGGCGGCCGCTGGTACTGGCCGCAGCCGTATACCTGGGCAAGACGCGACTGATTGACAACATCACCATCAACGGCGAGACGAAGTAG
- a CDS encoding aspartate 1-decarboxylase, giving the protein MLRNMAKSKIHGVTVTQTELQYEGSITIDADLMRPADILPGERVQVVNLANGARLETYVIEGPPGSGTICLNGPAARLAAVGDKVHIISYALYEDAEARALHMKTILADAGNHLRSEA; this is encoded by the coding sequence ATGCTCAGAAACATGGCGAAGAGCAAGATCCACGGGGTGACAGTCACCCAGACCGAGCTGCAGTACGAGGGCAGCATCACGATAGATGCCGACCTCATGCGGCCGGCCGACATCCTCCCCGGCGAGCGCGTGCAGGTCGTCAACCTGGCCAACGGGGCGCGGCTGGAGACGTACGTGATCGAGGGCCCGCCCGGCTCGGGCACGATCTGCCTCAACGGCCCGGCCGCGCGGCTGGCGGCCGTCGGCGACAAGGTCCACATCATCTCCTACGCGCTCTACGAGGACGCCGAGGCGCGCGCCCTGCACATGAAGACGATCCTGGCCGACGCCGGCAACCACCTGCGGAGCGAGGCATGA
- a CDS encoding GDSL-type esterase/lipase family protein yields MFLIPCLLLAAAVAWAAPSPPPTNLALNCPYVTNVQTLPGWNGLVDGAKDSDSAPGCFATANVTGYPKYTVIDLQGDCTISKVVVYNSANGNTRTVSLACSADGRTYKKLRDPDFIFARNNAMALTVSFQPRPARYVRVTFVDTWQGGLGGNNCLFLREVEVYGTRAGATPKPDPFALAAHQAPLVATRAEAIFKRYCLDVPGDLRVTVVGDSFTAGADQDTHWARIAAAELAKLFPERRVVLTGVGGDESALAYGLDWATDHRGILAPDLIIVAYGTNAALAGASLDEFRSKYQALISELLENTGALVVPLTPLPFLPPETRNSGGYGAIVEQIALAGGLPLLRTSAVLGKIPGEKSLLYLDNTHLSPAGHRAVGEALSDLLR; encoded by the coding sequence ATGTTCCTGATCCCCTGTCTGCTCCTCGCCGCCGCTGTGGCCTGGGCCGCGCCCTCGCCGCCGCCCACCAACCTGGCCCTGAACTGCCCGTATGTCACCAACGTGCAGACCTTGCCCGGCTGGAACGGCCTGGTGGACGGGGCCAAGGACTCCGACTCCGCTCCCGGCTGCTTCGCGACCGCCAACGTCACGGGGTACCCCAAGTACACCGTCATTGACCTGCAGGGCGACTGCACCATCAGTAAGGTGGTCGTCTACAACAGCGCCAACGGCAACACGCGCACGGTCTCTCTGGCCTGCTCGGCCGACGGCCGCACCTACAAGAAGCTGCGCGATCCGGACTTCATCTTCGCGCGCAACAACGCCATGGCGCTGACGGTCAGCTTCCAGCCCCGCCCCGCGCGCTACGTCCGCGTCACCTTCGTGGACACCTGGCAGGGCGGCCTGGGCGGCAACAACTGTCTGTTCCTGCGCGAGGTGGAGGTCTACGGCACGCGCGCGGGCGCGACGCCGAAGCCGGACCCCTTCGCCCTCGCCGCCCACCAGGCGCCCCTGGTCGCAACCCGGGCGGAGGCGATCTTCAAGCGCTACTGTCTGGACGTCCCGGGTGACCTGCGCGTGACCGTCGTGGGCGACAGCTTCACTGCCGGCGCGGACCAGGATACGCACTGGGCCCGCATCGCAGCCGCCGAACTCGCCAAGCTCTTCCCGGAGAGGCGCGTCGTGCTCACCGGCGTGGGCGGCGATGAAAGCGCCCTGGCCTATGGCCTCGACTGGGCCACCGACCACCGGGGCATCCTGGCGCCCGATCTCATCATCGTGGCCTATGGCACGAACGCTGCGCTGGCCGGGGCCAGTCTCGATGAGTTCCGCAGCAAGTACCAGGCTCTGATTAGTGAGCTGTTGGAGAACACCGGCGCCCTGGTGGTGCCACTCACGCCGCTGCCGTTCCTGCCCCCGGAGACACGGAACTCCGGTGGCTACGGGGCCATCGTGGAGCAGATCGCACTGGCGGGCGGACTTCCCCTCTTGCGCACATCCGCCGTACTGGGTAAGATCCCGGGAGAGAAGTCCCTGCTCTATCTGGACAACACCCACCTGAGCCCGGCGGGGCATCGGGCCGTCGGTGAAGCTCTGTCAGACCTGCTACGCTAG